ACGCACGACAGGTTGCACGCGTACGTCAGTTCCCAGGTCAGGCAGATCGGGGCGTCGAGGCCGAGCTTGAAGTGGTCGATCAGCCGGGTAGCTGTCGGGGCTGTCATGGGGACGCCTCCGTCCGTGCGGTGATCATGTCGGTGGCCGCCAGCGTCGCCAGCGACCGGGCGAGGCGGCGCTGCTGCGCGACGTCGGCGCCGGACGCCTCGAGCGCGGCGCGTGCGGACGGATGCTCCGGCAGGGACTGGACCACCGCGAGCAGCGTCGGATCCTTGAGGAACGAGAGCCGGCGGGTGCCGAAGTGGTAGAGCAGTGCCCCGAACGGCTCCGGCCGGACCGCGACCTGGGGATGTATGTCCCAGGCCTGGTCCAGGTCGAAGCTCGTCAGGACCGCGGGGGTGTCCGGGAGCCCGGTGTGCACGGCCATGACGTCAACGACTAGTAGACGCCGCACATCCCGTCGATGGACACGTCCTCGACCAGCAGGTCCTCCTCAACCAGCTCGACCTCGACCTCGTCGACCTGGGTCTCCGCGACAAGTGCCTCGACAGCCATGAAAAGCTCCTTTGCGCTGATGGGGAGCCTGCCGCCCGATGCGACGGGCATCACTCTGGAACAACGGTCACACTAATGACACCCGATGCAGAAAGGAAGAGCGGATGTCGAACGAGCCCACGCCGTCGGCGCGGATGGGCCGACCACCAGCGACTTCGCACGACGAGCTGGAACGGATCGGGCTGGAGCTCTTCGCCACGCGCGGGTTCGAGGAGACGACGATCGACGAGATCGCTGCCGCTGCGGGCATCAGCCGACGCACGTTCTTCCGGTACTACACGACCAAGAACGATCTGGTCTGGGGCGATTTCGACACCGAGCTGGCGCGGC
This sequence is a window from Cryptosporangium aurantiacum. Protein-coding genes within it:
- the mftB gene encoding mycofactocin biosynthesis chaperone MftB (MftB, a small protein, is a peptide chaperone that assists the radical SAM enzyme MftC in performing two modifications to the C-terminal Val-Tyr dipeptide of the mycofactocin precursor peptide, MftA. MftB's role is analogous to the role of PqqD in the biosynthesis of PQQ, a cofactor that derives entirely from a Tyr and a Glu in the precursor PqqA.), whose product is MAVHTGLPDTPAVLTSFDLDQAWDIHPQVAVRPEPFGALLYHFGTRRLSFLKDPTLLAVVQSLPEHPSARAALEASGADVAQQRRLARSLATLAATDMITARTEASP
- the mftA gene encoding mycofactocin precursor MftA (Mycofactocin is a small molecule electron carrier derived from the final two amino acids, Val-Tyr, of MftA, the mycofactocin precursor. It plays a role in redox homeostasis and the metabolism of alcohols and aldehydes in Actinobacteria, including Mycobacterium tuberculosis.) is translated as MAVEALVAETQVDEVEVELVEEDLLVEDVSIDGMCGVY